A window of the Hordeum vulgare subsp. vulgare chromosome 5H, MorexV3_pseudomolecules_assembly, whole genome shotgun sequence genome harbors these coding sequences:
- the LOC123399046 gene encoding blue copper protein-like produces the protein MKGMRGMAVVMALALAGMAATSSAAVYQVGGSSGWTILGNVNYADWAGKQTFKVGDVIEFKYPQGIHNVLEVNKADYNSCTNSTPIATHTSGDDKVTIKSPGHRFFICGVPGHCAAGQKLNVRVLKTQKPRSAAPAPAPSASAPAPVAASPRAGDTSGSSASTPPAAATTSDGGVTAPAPNSNGAGVVRAGYAVALAVAASMAMLQ, from the exons ATGAAAGGCATGAGGGGAATGGCCGTGGTGATGGCGCTGGCGCTGGCCGGCATGGCGGCGACCTCGTCGGCGGCGGTCTACCAGGTCGGCGGCTCCTCGGGGTGGACCATCCTCGGCAACGTCAACTACGCCGACTGGGCTGGGAAGCAGACCTTCAAAGTGGGGGACGTCATCG AGTTCAAGTACCCGCAGGGCATCCACAACGTGCTGGAGGTGAACAAGGCTGACTACAACAGCTGCACCAACTCGACGCCGATCGCGACCCACACCTCCGGCGACGACAAGGTGACCATCAAGAGCCCCGGCCACCGCTTCTTCATCTGCGGCGTGCCGGGCCACTGCGCCGCCGGGCAGAAGCTCAACGTCCGCGTGCTCAAGACACAGAAGCCCCGCTCCGCGGCCCCTGCCCCGGCGCCGTCCGCGTCCGCGCCGGCGCCGGTCGCGGCGTCCCCGCGTGCCGGAGACACCAGTGGCAGCAGCGCCTCGACCCCGCCCGCCGCGGCGACGACGTCTGACGGAGGGGTGACCGCGCCCGCGCCGAACTCCAACGGCGCCGGCGTCGTCCGCGCGGGCTATGCCGTGGCATTGGCCGTGGCCGCGTCCATGGCGATGCTACAGTAG